From the genome of Actinomycetota bacterium, one region includes:
- a CDS encoding FmdB family zinc ribbon protein — MPTYEYECTSCGQHIEVFQRIVEDPLTTCGVCGGTLRKVFHPVGIVFKGSGFYATDSRSAAAKKDADGGSSTASSDGAKSDKSKSKEPSTATSTPKKEGGGT; from the coding sequence ATGCCCACCTACGAGTACGAATGCACCTCGTGCGGTCAGCACATCGAGGTCTTTCAACGGATCGTCGAGGACCCGCTGACGACCTGCGGGGTCTGCGGCGGAACGCTCCGCAAGGTGTTCCACCCAGTGGGGATCGTCTTCAAGGGCTCCGGCTTCTACGCGACCGACAGCCGTTCGGCGGCGGCGAAGAAGGACGCCGACGGCGGCTCGAGCACGGCGTCGTCCGACGGCGCGAAGTCGGACAAGTCCAAGTCGAAGGAGCCGTCCACGGCGACCTCGACGCCCAAGAAGGAGGGCGGCGGCACGTGA